A section of the Bombus fervidus isolate BK054 chromosome 9, iyBomFerv1, whole genome shotgun sequence genome encodes:
- the Cand1 gene encoding cullin-associated and neddylation-dissociated 1 isoform X1 has protein sequence MASVSYQIANLLEKMTSTDKDFRFMATNDLMSELQKDNIKLDDDSERKVVKMLLKLLEDKNGEVQNLAVKCLGPLVNKVKEYQVETIVDALCINMVSDKEQLRDISSIGLKTVISELPLGSSALVANVCKRITGRLSSAIEKQEDVSVQLEALDIMADLLSRFGALLITFHSTILAALLPQLSSPRQAVRKRTIIALSHLLTSSNNYLYNKLVDHLLEGLYTQTAKNVIRTYIQCIASICRQAGHRFGEQIEKVMPLIVQYSNEDDDELREYCLQAFESFVYRCPKEITPHINKIIEICLVYITYDPNYNYDDDMNEMSDAEDIMMEVEEDGEEDAEDEYSDDDDMSWKVRRAAAKCLEAVVSSRRELLPELYKVVSPALISRFKEREENVKSDIFHAYIALLRQTRPATGVALDPDAMEDDDGPIALLQQQVPLIVKAVHRQMKEKSIKTRQDCFSLLKELVLVLPGALSNHIPALIPGIQYSLGDKNSSSNMKIDTLAFVHTLLITHQPEVFHAHMAVLAPPIILAVGDPFYKITAEALLVLQQLVQVIRPHDKTCYFDFTSLSGEIYRCTLMRLRTADIDQEVKERAIACMGQILAHFGDTLSDELHVCLPIFLDRLRNEITRLTTVKALTCIAASPLRVDLNQIMEEAIPILGSFLRKNQRALKLCSLPLLDTLVRNYSSTLHADLLDKVTTELPALLNETDLHIAQLTLNLLTTIAKLHPVALTRVSDNILPEILVLVKSPLLQGVALNSMLEFFQALVQADIPGLGYRELLSMLLAPVSQSVLHKQAYHSLAKCAAALTITWHQEAQAVVEQFLKDVQNPQSDAQHIFALLVIGEIGRHVDLSEISSLKHIILNSFSSHSEEVKSAASYTLGNIAVGNLPKYLPFILKEIEAQPKRQYLLLHSLKEIITCQSASPSGVSHLQNFVPSIWMLLYRHCECTEEGTRNVVAECLGKLTLIDPATLLPRLQESLKSTSALLRTTTVTAVKFTISDQPQQIDAMLKQRMDSFLVALEDPDLNVRRVALVAFNSAAHNKPMLIRDLLDSVLPHLYAETKIKKELIREVEMGPFKHTVDDGLDLRKAAFECMYTLLDSCLDRLDVFEFLNHVENGLRDHYDIKMLTYLMTARLAQLCPTAVLQRLERLVEPLKSTCTLKVKANSVKQEYEKQDELKRSALRAVAALLTIPDADKNPSLSEFVTQIKSTPDLQPLFEIIQKDCTGSNMNETNVMDQS, from the exons ATGGCTAGTGTTTCTTATCAAATTGCAAACCTGCTAGAAAAG ATGACATCCACCGATAAGGACTTCAGATTTATGGCAACCAATGATTTAATGAGCGAACTCCAAAAAGACAATATTAAACTAGATGATGATTCAGAACGTAAAGTTGTGAAAATGCTTCTAAAACTGTTAGAGGATAAAAATGGAGAAGTACAAAATCTTGCTGTAAAATG TTTGGGCCCACTAGTCAATAAGGTAAAGGAGTACCAGGTGGAAACTATTGTAGATGCCTTATGCATTAACATGGTATCAGATAAAGAACAATTAAGGGATATTTCCAGTATTGGATTGAAGACTGTAATATCTGAGCTTCCTTTGGGATCCAGTGCACTTGTCGCGAATGTTTGTAAACGAATAACCGGCCGACTAAGTAGTGCTAtagaaaaa CAGGAGGATGTATCCGTACAACTCGAAGCACTCGATATTATGGCCGATTTACTGTCTCGATTTGGTGCTTTGCTAATTACGTTCCATTCCACTATTTTGGCCGCATTGTTGCCGCAACTTTCTTCTCCTCGTCAAGCAGTTAGAAAGCGTACTATAATAGCACTGAGTCACCTTCTAACTTCAAGTAACAATTATTTGTACAATAAACTTGTAGATCATCTACTTGAAGGACTTTATACTCAAACAGCAAAAAATGTAATACGTACTTATATACAATGCATTGCTTCCATTTG TCGTCAAGCAGGGCACAGATTTGGAGAGCAAATAGAAAAAGTTATGCCATTAATTGTACAGTATAGTAATGAGGATGATGATGAGTTGAGAGAGTATTGTTTGCAAGCATTTGAATCTTTTGTATACAGATGTCCTAAAGAAATTACTCCACATATAAATAAA ATTATAGAAATCTGTTTGGTTTACATTACATATGATCCAAATTACAATTACGATGATGATATGAACGAAATGTCCGATGCAGAAGATATTATGATGGAAGTAGAAGAAGATGGAGAAGAGGACGCGGAAGACGAATATTCAGATGATGATGACATGAGTTGGAAAGTTCGTAGGGCAGCTGCAAAGTGCCTGGAAGCTGTTGTGTCTAGTAGACGGGAGCTTCTTCCCGAACTTTATAAAGTTGTTTCTCCGGCTTTGATTTCAAGATTTAAAG aaaGGGAGGAAAATGTAAAGTCTGATATTTTCCATGCATACATTGCACTTCTAAGACAAACAAGACCAGCTACTGGTGTGGCTCTTGATCCAGATGCAATGGAAGATGATGATGGGCCTATTGCATTGCTACAGCAACAAGTTCCGTTAATCGTGAAAGCTGTCCATCgtcaaatgaaagaaaaaagtattaaaacgcGACAAGATTGTTTCTCATTGCTGAAAGAATTAGTGCTCGTATTGCCTGGTGCTTTAAGTAATCATATACCTGCATTGATACCTGGTATACAATATTCTTTGGGAGACAAAAATTCTTCATCCAATATGAAAATTGATACATTGGCATTTGTACATACGTTATTGATAACACATCAACCGGAAGTATTTCACGCTCATATGGCAGTTTTAGCGCCACCGATTATATTAGCTGTCGGAGAtccgttttataaaattacagcaGAAGCATTGCTGGTATTACAACAACTTGTGCAAGTAATCAGGCCACATG atAAAACATGTTACTTTGATTTTACATCATTATCTGGGGAAATATATCGTTGCACTTTAATGAGATTGAGAACAGCAGACATCGATCAAGAAGTAAAGGAAAGAGCAATCGCATGCATGGGTCAAATTCTCGCACATTTTGGAGACACTTTGTCTGACGAATTGCATGTATGCCTTCCTATATTCCTGGATAGACTACGTAATGAGATCACTCGACTTACGACGGTGAAAGCTTTGACATGTATAGCAGCGTCTCCTCTAAGAGTGGATCTTAATCAAATTATG GAAGAAGCAATTCCAATTCTTGGATCTTTTCTGAGAAAAAATCAACGGGCTTTAAAATTATGTTCTCTTCCACTTCTGGATACCTTGGTTCGAAACTATAGCTCTACTCTTCACGCTGATTTATTGGATAAG GTTACTACAGAATTACCAGCATTATTAAACGAGACCGATTTACATATTGCGCAATTAACCCTTAATCTTCTCACCACCATAGCGAAGTTACATCCAGTTGCTCTTACAAGGGTTTCTGATAACATCCTTCCAGAAATATTAGTTCTGGTGAAGTCTCCACTTCTACAAg GTGTGGCTTTGAATTCGATGTTGGAATTTTTCCAAGCATTAGTACAAGCAGATATACCAGGTCTTGGTTACAGAGAATTGCTCTCAATGTTGTTAGCCCCTGTCAGTCAATCCGTACTTCACAAACAAGCTTATCATTCCCTCGCAAAATGTGCAGCTGCATTAACAATCACATGGCATCAAGAAGCTCAAGCAGTGGTCGAGCAATTTCTGAAAGACGTTCAAAATCCTCAAAGTGATGCGCAgcatatttttgcattattGGTTATTGGTGAAATAGGTAGACATGt gGATTTGAGTGAAATCAGTTCTCTGAAACATATAATTTTGAATTCATTTTCTTCCCATTCAGAGGAAGTAAAATCAGCAGCTAGTTATACATTGGGTAACATAGCTGTTGGTAATCTTCCAAAATACTTGCCATTCATTTTGAAAGAAATCGAGGCACAACCAAAGCGTCAATATCTTCTTTTACATTCGTTGAAAGAG ATAATTACATGTCAATCTGCTAGTCCATCTGGGGTATCTCATTTGCAAAATTTCGTGCCTTCGATTTGGATGCTTTTGTACAGGCATTGTGAATGCACAGAAGAAGGTACCCGTAACGTTGTAGCAGAGTGCTTAGGAAAACTTACATTGATCGATCCCGCTACTTTACTGCCAAGATTACAAGAGTCATTAAAATCAACATCTGCTCTTTTGAGAACTACTACAGTTACCGCTGTTAAATTTACTATTTCTGACCAG CCACAACAAATCGATGCCATGTTAAAACAACGTATGGATAGTTTCTTGGTTGCTTTGGAAGATCCTGATTTGAATGTCAGAAGGGTAGCTTTAGTTGCATTTAATTCAGCAGCACACAATAAGCCAATGCTCATAAGAGATTTATTAGATTCCGTGTTACCACATCTTTATGCTGAAACTAAGATAAAG AAAGAACTAATAAGAGAGGTGGAAATGGGTCCCTTCAAACATACAGTAGATGATGGTTTAGATCTCAGAAAGGCAGCATTCGAGTGCATGTATACATTACTCGACTCTTGTTTGGATCGTCTCGatgttttcgaatttttaaatcaCGTTGAGAATGGTCTCAGAGATCATTATGACATTAAGATGTTAACTTATCTAATGACTGCGAGACTTGCTCAAT
- the Cand1 gene encoding cullin-associated and neddylation-dissociated 1 isoform X2 produces MVSDKEQLRDISSIGLKTVISELPLGSSALVANVCKRITGRLSSAIEKQEDVSVQLEALDIMADLLSRFGALLITFHSTILAALLPQLSSPRQAVRKRTIIALSHLLTSSNNYLYNKLVDHLLEGLYTQTAKNVIRTYIQCIASICRQAGHRFGEQIEKVMPLIVQYSNEDDDELREYCLQAFESFVYRCPKEITPHINKIIEICLVYITYDPNYNYDDDMNEMSDAEDIMMEVEEDGEEDAEDEYSDDDDMSWKVRRAAAKCLEAVVSSRRELLPELYKVVSPALISRFKEREENVKSDIFHAYIALLRQTRPATGVALDPDAMEDDDGPIALLQQQVPLIVKAVHRQMKEKSIKTRQDCFSLLKELVLVLPGALSNHIPALIPGIQYSLGDKNSSSNMKIDTLAFVHTLLITHQPEVFHAHMAVLAPPIILAVGDPFYKITAEALLVLQQLVQVIRPHDKTCYFDFTSLSGEIYRCTLMRLRTADIDQEVKERAIACMGQILAHFGDTLSDELHVCLPIFLDRLRNEITRLTTVKALTCIAASPLRVDLNQIMEEAIPILGSFLRKNQRALKLCSLPLLDTLVRNYSSTLHADLLDKVTTELPALLNETDLHIAQLTLNLLTTIAKLHPVALTRVSDNILPEILVLVKSPLLQGVALNSMLEFFQALVQADIPGLGYRELLSMLLAPVSQSVLHKQAYHSLAKCAAALTITWHQEAQAVVEQFLKDVQNPQSDAQHIFALLVIGEIGRHVDLSEISSLKHIILNSFSSHSEEVKSAASYTLGNIAVGNLPKYLPFILKEIEAQPKRQYLLLHSLKEIITCQSASPSGVSHLQNFVPSIWMLLYRHCECTEEGTRNVVAECLGKLTLIDPATLLPRLQESLKSTSALLRTTTVTAVKFTISDQPQQIDAMLKQRMDSFLVALEDPDLNVRRVALVAFNSAAHNKPMLIRDLLDSVLPHLYAETKIKKELIREVEMGPFKHTVDDGLDLRKAAFECMYTLLDSCLDRLDVFEFLNHVENGLRDHYDIKMLTYLMTARLAQLCPTAVLQRLERLVEPLKSTCTLKVKANSVKQEYEKQDELKRSALRAVAALLTIPDADKNPSLSEFVTQIKSTPDLQPLFEIIQKDCTGSNMNETNVMDQS; encoded by the exons ATGGTATCAGATAAAGAACAATTAAGGGATATTTCCAGTATTGGATTGAAGACTGTAATATCTGAGCTTCCTTTGGGATCCAGTGCACTTGTCGCGAATGTTTGTAAACGAATAACCGGCCGACTAAGTAGTGCTAtagaaaaa CAGGAGGATGTATCCGTACAACTCGAAGCACTCGATATTATGGCCGATTTACTGTCTCGATTTGGTGCTTTGCTAATTACGTTCCATTCCACTATTTTGGCCGCATTGTTGCCGCAACTTTCTTCTCCTCGTCAAGCAGTTAGAAAGCGTACTATAATAGCACTGAGTCACCTTCTAACTTCAAGTAACAATTATTTGTACAATAAACTTGTAGATCATCTACTTGAAGGACTTTATACTCAAACAGCAAAAAATGTAATACGTACTTATATACAATGCATTGCTTCCATTTG TCGTCAAGCAGGGCACAGATTTGGAGAGCAAATAGAAAAAGTTATGCCATTAATTGTACAGTATAGTAATGAGGATGATGATGAGTTGAGAGAGTATTGTTTGCAAGCATTTGAATCTTTTGTATACAGATGTCCTAAAGAAATTACTCCACATATAAATAAA ATTATAGAAATCTGTTTGGTTTACATTACATATGATCCAAATTACAATTACGATGATGATATGAACGAAATGTCCGATGCAGAAGATATTATGATGGAAGTAGAAGAAGATGGAGAAGAGGACGCGGAAGACGAATATTCAGATGATGATGACATGAGTTGGAAAGTTCGTAGGGCAGCTGCAAAGTGCCTGGAAGCTGTTGTGTCTAGTAGACGGGAGCTTCTTCCCGAACTTTATAAAGTTGTTTCTCCGGCTTTGATTTCAAGATTTAAAG aaaGGGAGGAAAATGTAAAGTCTGATATTTTCCATGCATACATTGCACTTCTAAGACAAACAAGACCAGCTACTGGTGTGGCTCTTGATCCAGATGCAATGGAAGATGATGATGGGCCTATTGCATTGCTACAGCAACAAGTTCCGTTAATCGTGAAAGCTGTCCATCgtcaaatgaaagaaaaaagtattaaaacgcGACAAGATTGTTTCTCATTGCTGAAAGAATTAGTGCTCGTATTGCCTGGTGCTTTAAGTAATCATATACCTGCATTGATACCTGGTATACAATATTCTTTGGGAGACAAAAATTCTTCATCCAATATGAAAATTGATACATTGGCATTTGTACATACGTTATTGATAACACATCAACCGGAAGTATTTCACGCTCATATGGCAGTTTTAGCGCCACCGATTATATTAGCTGTCGGAGAtccgttttataaaattacagcaGAAGCATTGCTGGTATTACAACAACTTGTGCAAGTAATCAGGCCACATG atAAAACATGTTACTTTGATTTTACATCATTATCTGGGGAAATATATCGTTGCACTTTAATGAGATTGAGAACAGCAGACATCGATCAAGAAGTAAAGGAAAGAGCAATCGCATGCATGGGTCAAATTCTCGCACATTTTGGAGACACTTTGTCTGACGAATTGCATGTATGCCTTCCTATATTCCTGGATAGACTACGTAATGAGATCACTCGACTTACGACGGTGAAAGCTTTGACATGTATAGCAGCGTCTCCTCTAAGAGTGGATCTTAATCAAATTATG GAAGAAGCAATTCCAATTCTTGGATCTTTTCTGAGAAAAAATCAACGGGCTTTAAAATTATGTTCTCTTCCACTTCTGGATACCTTGGTTCGAAACTATAGCTCTACTCTTCACGCTGATTTATTGGATAAG GTTACTACAGAATTACCAGCATTATTAAACGAGACCGATTTACATATTGCGCAATTAACCCTTAATCTTCTCACCACCATAGCGAAGTTACATCCAGTTGCTCTTACAAGGGTTTCTGATAACATCCTTCCAGAAATATTAGTTCTGGTGAAGTCTCCACTTCTACAAg GTGTGGCTTTGAATTCGATGTTGGAATTTTTCCAAGCATTAGTACAAGCAGATATACCAGGTCTTGGTTACAGAGAATTGCTCTCAATGTTGTTAGCCCCTGTCAGTCAATCCGTACTTCACAAACAAGCTTATCATTCCCTCGCAAAATGTGCAGCTGCATTAACAATCACATGGCATCAAGAAGCTCAAGCAGTGGTCGAGCAATTTCTGAAAGACGTTCAAAATCCTCAAAGTGATGCGCAgcatatttttgcattattGGTTATTGGTGAAATAGGTAGACATGt gGATTTGAGTGAAATCAGTTCTCTGAAACATATAATTTTGAATTCATTTTCTTCCCATTCAGAGGAAGTAAAATCAGCAGCTAGTTATACATTGGGTAACATAGCTGTTGGTAATCTTCCAAAATACTTGCCATTCATTTTGAAAGAAATCGAGGCACAACCAAAGCGTCAATATCTTCTTTTACATTCGTTGAAAGAG ATAATTACATGTCAATCTGCTAGTCCATCTGGGGTATCTCATTTGCAAAATTTCGTGCCTTCGATTTGGATGCTTTTGTACAGGCATTGTGAATGCACAGAAGAAGGTACCCGTAACGTTGTAGCAGAGTGCTTAGGAAAACTTACATTGATCGATCCCGCTACTTTACTGCCAAGATTACAAGAGTCATTAAAATCAACATCTGCTCTTTTGAGAACTACTACAGTTACCGCTGTTAAATTTACTATTTCTGACCAG CCACAACAAATCGATGCCATGTTAAAACAACGTATGGATAGTTTCTTGGTTGCTTTGGAAGATCCTGATTTGAATGTCAGAAGGGTAGCTTTAGTTGCATTTAATTCAGCAGCACACAATAAGCCAATGCTCATAAGAGATTTATTAGATTCCGTGTTACCACATCTTTATGCTGAAACTAAGATAAAG AAAGAACTAATAAGAGAGGTGGAAATGGGTCCCTTCAAACATACAGTAGATGATGGTTTAGATCTCAGAAAGGCAGCATTCGAGTGCATGTATACATTACTCGACTCTTGTTTGGATCGTCTCGatgttttcgaatttttaaatcaCGTTGAGAATGGTCTCAGAGATCATTATGACATTAAGATGTTAACTTATCTAATGACTGCGAGACTTGCTCAAT